A single region of the Rhipicephalus microplus isolate Deutch F79 chromosome 10, USDA_Rmic, whole genome shotgun sequence genome encodes:
- the LOC119181308 gene encoding isochorismatase domain-containing protein 2 — MATQAAVRNVGRLSTQKTAIFLCDMQEKFRKTIQYFPQIVAVSQRLLRAGRALDMTVIVTEQYPKGLGNTVPELGLAEFPDIKPIEKTQFSMMTDEVTKTMQEKGLDSVVLCGIETHVCVQNTALALLERGFNVHIAVDACSSRTMVDRFFGFERMKASGAWLTTSESVILSLLGGSSHPKFKEVQKLIMESAPDSGLLGFAQKHTSAL, encoded by the exons ATGGCGACGCAAGCAGCTGTGAGAAATGTGGGCCGCCTTTCTACCCAAAAGACGGCGATATTCCTTTGCGACATGCAGGAGAAGTTCAGGAAGACCATACAGTACTTCCCGCAGATCGTGGCGGTCTCTCAGCGACTGCTGAGAGCCGGGCGCGCGCTCGACATGACTGTCATCGTCACCGAACAGTATCCGAAAG GTCTTGGTAACACAGTTCCGGAGCTGGGCCTTGCCGAGTTCCCAGACATCAAGCCGATTGAGAAGACACAGTTCTCCATGATGACTGACGAAGTGACCAAGACGATGCAAGAGAAAGGACTCGACTCGGTCGTGCTGTGTGGCATCGAGACGCACGTCTGCGTCCAGAACACGGCCCTGGCATTGCTCGAGCGAGGCTTCAATGTACATATTGCTGTTGATGCCTGCTCCTCGCGCACTATGGTTGACCG ATTCTTTGGCTTCGAGCGGATGAAAGCGAGTGGGGCTTGGCTGACGACGAGCGAGAGTGTCATCCTGAGCTTGCTCGGAGGCTCGTCGCACCCAAAGTTCAAGGAAGTCCAGAAGCTCATCATGGAATCGGCTCCCGACAGCGGCCTGCTTGGATTCGCTCAGAAACACACGAGTGCCTTATAG